The DNA window GCCAAGCCCCACTTACGAATTCTCATCTTCCTGTCTCTCAGCCTTCAATTTGAAAAGCACAGAAGGTCACTTGTGATTACAATGTAAATGCCTTCATGAAGTCCCCGCCTTTTTTCTCCTAGTTTTGTGGAACTTTATAgatgtatatatatttatatattatatgtatGGCTGAAATAAAAGGATAAAAATGTGCATACGATTGGTTGACATTCTACAAATATTAAAAATAGCCAAGCATTTCATTATGTCTTCTCAGAAATGTTGTAATAAACCCATCGTGTCAGACTTGTCTGTATTGAACTATACAGCCCTCTTGGGTTTCAGGACGAACTTTTCAAATCCCACAGAGTAAATGTTAGAGAGGTTTACCACAGTGACCCCCTCCATCATTAAAAATGCATTGTGGTAAAATAGTCCACGCTTCCTCCTACAGCCACATACGTGACTTTGTGGGACGTCACTCCTGTCTACAAAGTGTTTGGAGGGCTGTTGGCAAAGCAGGCTCTTGTTGTCTCTTGATATTCCTCTTTTTTCGTCGGAATGGATCTATTAGCTTTTGAGGGGGTTGGTGCGGTCAGACTGTGGTTTTGGGAGCCCCCGTTTACAGCCACCAGCTCCTGGGACCTgggctgtgtctctgtctgtctgtctgtctgtctgtctgtctgtctgtctgtctgtctgtctgtctgtctgtctgtctgtctgtctgtctctctctctctctctccctctctctctctctctctctctctctctctctctctctctctctgcctcgactTCCCCAAGCCTACTTTTCCGGTGAGAGGCAGCGTGTCAGGCATTTGAAATTCTCAGAGTACGACAGCCCCACCTCAGTCCCCCACCCCTCTTCCCCGCAACCAACTTGCCATAAAATATTGATGGAAAGCCTTCAGGTCTGAATAAgagcaaaaaaaagacagaaaaaattcGGCAGCTATTTTCAGTATTTCCAGCAACCCCTGGATCCCTTCCCCAAGTTCTTTGAGATTCTCCTGGTGCAGTCCAACAACTTGCGTGTTACCTCTTTTCACTCCTGAGACTGCACGTGGGTGTGTATGCCCtcgggaataataataataaaaataaacaagaaagagagagagagagggagagagagagaaagagagagagaggaagagagagagagagagagagagagagagcaacagagcaatagagagagagaaagatggagggaatgCCAGGGACGTTAAATGCATATTTCTAATTAAGTCTTCACCCTGACATACAGTACTTTTATCAGTGTTAGCGAAAGGACAAATCCACCCGCATCCTGAATGCTTTTTACCAAGCCTCACTTCAACGCAACACAACTCAAGCCAGTCAGTCACTCTCTGAGTCCTTTCGAGCGGCTAAATGTTTTGTCACAGGGGAGCcgaagctttttttcccccttcatccCTTTGCGTTTTAAAATGGTCGCTTTTGTGTGCGCTGCTGTCCCCCTATCGTCTTTTGTCAGCTGGAAATTTTTCAGCGTTGACGGAGCTATTGATCATGCACACATTAAAATGATGTCTGCGGCACTAAACACCAATGGCAGTGAGGTACATTAATCAGGAAATCAATCGGCGTGTCAATGGGGCGGCCGGGGCTCGACAATGGATTGCAGGCGGGGAAGGGCGAGGTGGCCACTGGACCAAAAAGCCTCACCGCGGGGAGCCCTCTCTgttgcacacgctctctctcgctcgctcgctctctatctcgctctctctccccctctctctctctccctctctctctcgctcgctctctctgtctctctgtctcccactcaaCTTTCCGCAACCCACAGATCTGTTGTGCTTGAgagccgactgtgtgtgtgtgtgtgtgtgtgtgtgtgtgtgtgtgtgtgtgtgtgtgtgtgtgtgtgtgagagagagtgtgtgtgtgtgtgtgtgtgtgtgtgtgtgtgtgtgtgtgtgtgtgtgtgtgtgtgtgtgtgtgtgtgtgtgtgtgtgtgtgtgtgtgtgtgtgtgtgtgtgtgtgtatatatgtgtcccttcatctgtgtatgtgtgggcatgcCTATGTCTGTGAGTTTGTACAgtagtgtatttgtgtttttctttgtgtgtgtgtgtgtgtgtctgtgtgcacgcatgcgtgcgtgtgtgcgtgtgtattttcagaagtgctgtctgtctgtgtgtactgtctgACTGTTACATCATCTCCCTGCTGAGTGTTTTAAAGTTTACAGGCCTCTGTCAGTCTGAAAATGCGAGACTTATGACTAAGGGCAGTTGAGTCACGTCGAGAGTGGGACGGACGGGTTAAGGGGACATGTGGTGTCTTGCTCTCACTGACCTCTGGGGTGATGTATGGTATGTACGGCTAAGGTCAGTAGCACTCGGGTCAGCATTTAGGGGGCGTAAGAACCTGGCCCATGATTTCAGGAAACAGGACGCAGCCAGGATTTCATGAGGGATCTCTGTTTTATGACGAATGTACATAGTTTGTTATTGACCTTAATTAATGAACAAAACTGTAATTTGCAGCAAGGATTTCCAAGTAAAGCACATGGTTGGGGGGGATCCATTCTTGTACGGGTTTGTTTAGTGTAGTTTTTCTCAACAGGGATGCTACAGTCCCGCAGGGGGGCATTAGGCAACCCAAGAGGGGCgtcgagaaggatacagctgaaaggggttggtgcttagttgccattggggtacATTAGTccaatttatttttcaatactaaggagggtgttgggaggcttatgatggggtcacgggggtttgttcagaaaaggctgagaaccactggtttagtgtaaaaatcaacaaacaacacagacacatttaATCTTCTCTGAAAAGAGGGGAGCAAGGAGCAGACAGAGGTGGAGCACGGAGGGTAAGGTAGTGGTAACAACCTTTTGTATTGGACATCTCCCGTGTGCCCTTTAGAATGTCAtcatattttggtgaaatttacCTTGTtagcatttttttctctcttttgctctctctctcgcttccttctCTCTGGCAGATGATATAGCGGTTACCCTGAATAGCAAACACAGCACTTGCGCTGCCCAACACTAATGGAATACAACAATATCTTGTCTAAGATTAGGTGCTGACCACGTAAGTCTGTGCAGCCTGACGGTGGCCTATATTTCCCAGGTATATTATTAATTAAACCCCCCCTATCCTGTCTTAAATCTCAACATGAACTCATTTTTTCTCCCAACAGagctcttcttcttcgtctttgtCTTCCATGCAGAAAAAGTGTTTGTACAGCAATCAAGCTAGGAGGTAAAAagtatgcatgtttttttttttctttctaaactATGCACCCACCATATGTCCCAACACAAATAGAGGCATCTGTCTAAGATGGTATGACAGAGATTTCTATGTTCTGTAGTTGATGCTTGCTTACAGGGCTGACTTACACAACCTGCTTCTAACACCAGGAGGGCATTGGGTCATCTGCATATGAAACGGATGATCTATGTTCTGCGAGACGGTCATTCAGACAATCATTCACATGGAATATCTTCTGAAATAGAGAGCCTCTTCATAcattcatgacgtatgttattatgtgTGTTCTGTTATTGGCCGGCCGTCTGGAGGACggctaaaccctccccagagaagtgtAGACCATTTGGGACCATCGTAGACCATCAGACCATTGGTGTATTAGgcagtaattcaaaatgaatgtcGGGCTAAGGCAGTGCGTATTACGGTATAAAATCAACATTTTAACACCATTTATACGCACAGTTGTAAATATTTTTTTGCTGCATCATAGCCTTGGCTGCTAATCCATTCATTAATGAAGCAGAATTAATTACATAGCAAAGCAAACAGGAGATTATAACTAGGGCTGCAACTTTAGTgcgttaattagattaattaataaCACAGCGAATTAATGCGTTATAAAAATTAAATTATGAGTAGGCATACGTTCATAAACTGCCACACCAAAAGCTCTTTCACCCAGCTTCGGTGAAACCGCTGCTCACGACGTTTAGACATGTTCATCAAGTGCAcgtatttctctctcttgctcactcacccCCATAAGGCCAATTACGTGTAAAAACTGCTCCCTGCTTATCACATTTAAAAGGGGAGCAATTCTACGTtcaaagtagcctattcatgaagTTAGCACAcgccgtctctgtctgtctgtctgtctctctctgtcggtctatctctctgtctctctctcagacacacacgtgcTAATTATCACTCTCCCTCTGTCATTGGACTTGATATGTTGCCGATTTCCTCGAAAACATTTCGGAAGCTCCATGTGTCCCTGTGAGACACAATGTCGTGGGGGATATAGACACACCATCTTCATATACAGAATTCACGTATTATAAATACATAGAGAAATAGCATGGAACAGAATGAGAGAGGCTGTCTGGGTGAATAAGCAGTAGTGTTGGGCAGTgaacactagcctggtcctgaccatcccataatactatcatttcatttcgtattcatggtctggaggttgtttgatctgacgcgattgcaggaagcgggaaggaaattttcgaaaaaatcaggataagttgttgaataaacatgtctgacgtctatctttggcgatgtaggactgtttaacagacatgtctgacagaacatcgtactgtaggataaaattacaacgtaggaccgtttgtcagaacaccggccaaatgctgccgctcaacatcgctccacagaaaacaggtaccagacgtagtgcggagccaagtctcttggcagaagtacgtaggatggtgcacgaGGCTAAATGAACACAGGATACAATGCAATAAAGCAGAGGAATGTGAGTGGAAAGTAGCAGGAGAatgggagccacacacacacacacacacacacacacacacacacacacacacacacacacacacacacacacagacacacagacacaaaacttcCCAAATCCATCATTTGGTGTTGAAGAGTGCCAGATCAATTCTCATTCTCGATGAAACTGAGGCAAAATTCCATATCCTTaccgcgctctctttctctcatacacataaatgcacaagtacccacgcacacgtgcacagtcacgcgggacacacacacacacaaacagacgatataaaaaatagtagcctactagaCTTAACGCTGGAAGACTGTGTCTGTGCTGGTTTTACCGATCTGAAAGGCGTTAAGTTTATCAAATCTTTGCCCATGCTAATGGTGAAGTGGTTTGGTGAAGTGGTGTGGCTGATACAAATCTTGCAAATCTTATGCACATCTCGGCCCATGCTAGAGACAAGGTTTTTGCCAGTTAAATTTGCCTTTGAATGCTTATTATAAACCAagctaaatgtttaatgtattgttgttattattattattattattattattattattattattattattattattattattattattattattattattatatggcccTACTgtagctctaacggtagggcactgagctgctacactggtgacccgggtttgattctggccctggtcatttgccgatccctccccgtctctctgtcccgttcacttcctgtctgctctcacactatcctgtctgaaaataaaggtccaaaaagccaaaaacaaataatgataaaataataataataataataataataataataataataataataataataataataatagtaataataataaaattaataataacaataataataattacatggaattgtatttatttatttatttgtttgtttgtttatttatttatttttatcactTCAGTGTTAAATTCAATCAACAGGAACTGCACCTCCTGCTATGAACATTCTTCGTGGCATCATAATCGCTAGGCAACCAAAATGTTTTCATTAGAAGGATGAGCTTTAGAATTTTAGAGGAATAGAATGTTCAAACTAGAATGTTGGCAAAATCTAGTCACTTCTCACATGAGCAAGCTGAAGGCAAGTCACTTGTGATAAACCTCTGCGATTTCTGAGCGATTTCTACGGATTTTCAATGGCTTTTTGTCCGAATACTTTCAACCAGAGTGGATCATGGATTGGGCCTGAACGCCATCGTTCTAAGCAAGTCTTTTCCCATGTCAACTCTGCTGAAGAAATGGGCATGGCCTCTCATTGGAGGCCCCAGTCTGACCACCCATACAAATATGTGCGGGCATCACGGTTTTCTTCCAGTAAGAACATAATCTTTTATTACTTTTAATGTTGTCAATAACTTTACCTATGTTAAATGTGATCCTAATACATACTGTTTATTTGTAGGCAAGTATTGGAAGGAGTACCAAAAGCGGCAAGCCACTTCCCAGGAGCAGCAATACCATGGTATGACCAACCCTCCAACCTCAGCACCTCAGACCCTGAGATTTGTGGGCAACTTGATCCACCCTCAGTCCACCAGTGTCAGAGGTAGCCAGCTGGCTTCGAATGGACCTGTGGTGACTCCGATGAGGAAGGACATTTCCTTTGTGGGACCTGCTCTTCCCAACATGAACAACCTCATTCCTACATCTGATGGCACAGCTGCTTTGTTGAGACAGCTTGGACCTCTAAAGTTTGTGGGGAATCTCAATCTGCCAGAAGGAGGTTTTCCTGGTCAGCAGATCAAGCCAGCCCAGATGGCTGCCATCATGACCCACAGAGGACTAGCAGCACCAAGGGTCGACGTCATGTCGTCCACATCTGCAGCTCCTGCGAGCCTCTCCACTGGGGCCTTTGGTGGAACCCCGACTCACTCTCAGACCGCTGGCTTTCATAGAGAGGACCTTCTGAAGATGATCAATCTCCATGGTGAAATGATGGTCAAGTACAGAGAGCTGAGGAGTAAGGCTGAGAACATAGAAAAGCTGATGATGCAGTCAGTATGCACTACCGAGTATCATGGGAAGACAGAGACAATCCAAGACAAGAGTTGGAAAGAAGAGGCAAAGGCATTGGATGATCTCACTGGGGGTATTGTTCTTCCTGAGGATGCTATGGAGAAACTTGAAGCTATTCCTGGCATTTTGGACTTGGCAAGAGAGATGGGCTTCCTGCCTATGTGTTaaagacatttaatttaattcatgtttaaaatgtcatcatgcactattattattgttattgttttttgtattattattattattattattattattattattattattattattattattattattattattattattattattattattattattattattattatcatcatcatcattattattaaatCATATTTGTAGCCTAATTTAAGTGTCCTTTCAGTATTTCTTAAACTGTCTTGTCAATTGATTACATCTCACGAGAGAACACACCCGGCACACTTGACGAACAGGAATGCCATACTTTATAAGTGTAATTCCACTATTGCTCAAAAAGGTAAAggtaaacatttgtgaatgggcagcatgaattctggaaataaaccactaaaaatattacacagtgcacctttaaagaaatcTATAAAATGAATAACTTACCGTAATCCTGGTTATCCCTGGTTTATCCCATtggcaagggtgggattcgaacctgcaaccctcagatccAAACACCAACTCCCATACCACTAGGTTACGGCTTATTGTTGATATTTGGTCTTCAATAGTCAATTAAATGAGATGGATGAGATGAAAGAAGCAGAGAGTGCATTGCCATTGACACTGGAGTAATTATACAGCAGAATTAAaagcccattcaaagtcaatgagacaATTGAGAGCGAGTCATATACTGTGTAGTAAAAGCATTTAGGCAGTGCTGTGATGTGCCATCACGTGTGTCACAGCACTGCTGCTATCACCAAGACATATGGACCTGAAGCCGGTGCTGAAATGAACAGCTCCGCAGCTGCAGGGATTGGTAATAATTACGTCGATGCAagactccccctccccctttttttccttcattaccttcgccaaggaggttatgttttcggtcacgctggttttttgtctgtctgtttgtctgtctgtttctgtttgtctgcctgtctgtctgtttgtcagcaggtgaactcaaaaagtcatgaacggtTGTTGTTGGaattgttgttgtcattgttggaAATGACGAGAGGAACaaatgattacattttggtggtgatccagatcacgaaccgcaaccaggatttaaaaaaaagattcttcaccattgcgagcctagaaatctagacgcccccatTGACCGCTAATTGAATTGTGAGACAGACATTCCagttttctaactccacaaaagaaggcagaaagacttacaaaacaaaaaaaataggttgtaacatagtcaaatgttctgtccAACAGCTTCATTGGCGGAGGTCTACACAAACCTGTTTTCTATTTATTTTATCGGCCCTGTTTCATGGTCCAGCCCCAAAACTTTGGACATGGTGTGGGTGGATGGTGTTTACTTTTAAACAATTTTAACCCTACTCATCTGTAATAACTTTGTTATACAACTCTTTCTTCACACATGTATGCTGCATTTCtggttctttctgtttttttcttcaccCCAAAGGCTTCATACACACCGGAAGTTTGGTTTTATTCGCTCCAATGTCTCCCATTGAATACTACTAATACACACCCTAGAACGAACGCCACCttgacaccaccacctccaccaaagTACCCACCtccctacacccacccccccaagCCACACCCCTGCATGAGTGATCAGTGTTACGTGCATATACGGCGGCCCGCGTGAGTGAGTCGATGGCTTCGGGAGTCGTGGCGGGGACGGCCCCATTTGTCTTAGTTGGTGTGTCGCGTTGTGCATGCCGGCATGTAAGGGGGAatggaaccagtgttgccagagagGGCCGTTTCCCGCCCaagtgggctgcttaggatggctgtcagCGGGTATAAATAtctaaaaagggcatttgggcgggttttcctgcacatttttggccgtagaaatcaatagaacttagatgaaattgggcaggatttagtgcttccaggcgggtttgagcatttttgggtcaCATCTGGCAGCCCTAGCTGGTGCACGGGGAGGTTGTCTGCTGGGGTTGTGGCGCTGGGCtggtgctgtggtggtggtggccgctGTGGGCTGTGGCCTCTGCGTTGTTATTGTCGCCGGGACACACGTCAGGATAATGGATCCTCCGCCGGGTCTATCTCAAATCTCTAATGAAATCCACCGCAGCTGATTGAATCACGACGCCGAACGTCTATTTAAaaggggggaagaagaggagaagaagaagagctggaagggtgcgtgtgtgtgtgtgtgtgtgtgtgtgtgtgtgtgtgtgtgtgtgtgtgtgtgtgtgtgtgtgtgtgtgtgtgtgtgtgtgtgtgtgtgtgtgtgtgtgtgtgtgtgtgtgtgtgtgtggaaagggggTTGTTGTG is part of the Engraulis encrasicolus isolate BLACKSEA-1 chromosome 9, IST_EnEncr_1.0, whole genome shotgun sequence genome and encodes:
- the LOC134455074 gene encoding uncharacterized protein LOC134455074 gives rise to the protein MAFCPNTFNQSGSWIGPERHRSKQVFSHVNSAEEMGMASHWRPQSDHPYKYVRASRFSSSKYWKEYQKRQATSQEQQYHGMTNPPTSAPQTLRFVGNLIHPQSTSVRGSQLASNGPVVTPMRKDISFVGPALPNMNNLIPTSDGTAALLRQLGPLKFVGNLNLPEGGFPGQQIKPAQMAAIMTHRGLAAPRVDVMSSTSAAPASLSTGAFGGTPTHSQTAGFHREDLLKMINLHGEMMVKYRELRSKAENIEKLMMQSVCTTEYHGKTETIQDKSWKEEAKALDDLTGGIVLPEDAMEKLEAIPGILDLAREMGFLPMC